The uncultured Methanoregula sp. genomic sequence GATCGACGAGTTCAAAAAGAAGGAGGGTATCGACCTGCGAAGCGACCCCTACGCCATGCAGCGCCTGCGGGATGCTTCTGAAAATGCAAAGATTGAGCTCTCCCAGCGCCAGACCACCAATATCAACCTGCCGTATATCACCACTGATGCCAGCGGCCCGAAGTTCCTTAACATCGATCTCACCCGTTCCAAACTCGAGCAGCTGATAGGAAATCTTGTGGAATCAACCGTAGGCCCGGTAAAACAGGCACTGAGCGATGCAAAACTCGAGCCCAAAGATATCGATCACGTCCTGCTGGTCGGGGGTTCAACACGTGTACCGCTGGTCCAGGAAACCGTCAAGAAACTGCTCGGCAAAGAACCGGACAAAGGTCTTAACCCTGACGAATGTGTAGCCCTCGGTGCCGGCATCCAGGGTGCAGTCCTGACCGGTGAGACCAAGGATATTGTCCTCCTCGATGTCACCCCGCTCACGCTGGGTATCGAGACCCTTGGGGGCATCTCGACCAAGCTCATCGAGCGAAACACGACCATCCCGACCCGGAAAAGCCAGATCTTCTCGACAGCAGCTGACGGCCAGACCAGTGTCGAGATCCATGTGGTCCAGGGGGAACGGGCGCTCGCAAAGGACAACTTCACGCTCGGAAAATTCCAGCTGACCGGCATTCCTCCGGCACCCAGGGGCATTCCCCAGATAGAAGTAACATTCGACATCGATTCGAACGGTATCATCCATGTCTCGGCAAAAGACCTTGGCAGCGGCAACCAGCAGGCCATCTCGATCAAGGGAGACAAGAAACTCTCCGATGAGGACATCAAGAAGATGATGGATGCAGCCAAGCAGTTCGAGGCAGAAGACAAGAAGCAGCGGGAAGAGATCGAGCTCCGCAACCAGGCTGACACGGCTGTCTTCACTGCTGAGAAGATGCTCAAGGACAGCGGAGACAAACTGGAGCCGGAAGACAAGACCAAAGTCGAAGAAGGCACGACCGCAGTAAAGAAGGCACTCGAAGCGAATAATATAGAGGACATCAAGAAAGCCATGGAGTCGCTCACTGAAGCTGTATATGCTGTGACAACCAAACTTTACCAGAAAGCCCAGGCAGATCAGGCAGCAGCACAGCAGCAGGCCGGACCGGAAGCCGGAGCCGGCCATGCAGGGCAGGATCCCAAAACTGACGACAATGTCGTCAATGCAGATTACAAGGTAAAAGAAGAGTGAAGCAAGAATGGGCGCGGACTACTACGACACCCTCGGCATACCCCGGAATGCCGATGATAAGGAGATCAAGAAGGCTTACAGGAACCTCGCCCGAAAATTCCATCCCGATGTCTGCAAAGAAGCCGGCGCCGAAGATAAGTTCAAGGCCATCAACGAGGCTTACGGTGTCCTCTCCGATGAACAGAAGCGGCGCCAGTACGACAACATGGGCCACGAAACGTTTACCAACGCGTCGAAGGGATCATATTCCGGCGGTGGTGGATATAACAGCGGGGGGTTCTCCTCGGATTTCTCCGGTTTTGGGGATATCTTCGATTTCTTTGGCGGGGGCCAGCGACGTTCGGGTCCCCAGCCCGGTGCAGATCTCCTCATGCGGATCCAGATAAAACTGGAAGATGCAGTTGCCGGCATTGACCGGGAGATTGAAGTGATGCACACGGAGCCCTGCCCTGCGTGCAGTGGATCAGGGAGCGAGACGAAACGGCTCAATACCTGCCCACGCTGCGGGGGATCCGGCCAGATGCGTCAGACTGCACAGTCACCGTTTGGCCAGTTCGTCCGCATGACTCCATGCACCCAGTGCGAAGGAAGGGGGAAGATCCCCGAGAAAGTCTGCAAGGACTGCCGGGGCTCCGGCCATACAAGAGTCAAGCGGAAAGTCTCTGTTCACATCCCTGCCGGCGTAGAAAGCGGGATGCGCCTCCGGATGGAGAGTTATGGAGAAGCGGGAGATTACGGAGCGCACAACGGTGACCTCTTCCTTGAGATCTATGTCCAGACTCATGACCGGTTCATCCGATCCGGGGACAACCTCGAGACCCAGATCGAGATCTCCCCGGCCCAGGCAGTTCTCGGGACATCGGTGGACGTCGAGACCATCGATCACCGGCATATCGATCTCCATGTCCCGGCAGGTATCCAGTATAACACGGCCCTCAAGATTCCCGGCGAAGGTATCAAGAGACGGGGGAAACCTGGAGACCTTCTGGTGCGGGTCAGGATCGTCACCCCGAGATCTGTCAGTAACGAACAGAAGGAGCTTTATATGAAAATCACTGAGCTGGAAGGCAAAAACAGCGGCGGCGGTGGCTTCTTCTCCGGCATTATGGGTGGAAAAAAGAAGGGTAAAAAATAATTTTCTCTCTTTTTGCACACCTATTTGAACGCATACAGCCAATATTTTTCAATGAAGCTTCTTTTTGAGCTTTCCGGGGAGAACCCGACACTCCCTTTTGCCGAACTCGATTGTGTCGGTAGTGTTCTTGACAGGCGGTTGCAGGTAGCTGTTGCCGAATGCCCGGATCCCCGGATAGCAGGGCGGCTGGCGATGACACAGGTTGTCATGGAGTACCTTGGCGAGTGTGAACCCACCCTCCCCGCATTTGAGGCACTTCTCCGCGACCTGTCGCTCGAAACGACCCGGACATTTGCCGGCAGGGCAAAGAAGGTTCACGGAGGATCCCTTGAACGCAACCCCTGCTCCCAGAAGGAGTTCGAACGGCTCATCGGCACCATGATATCCGGGCCGGTTTCCTTAAAGGATCCGGAAGTTGAGTACCGGGCAATCCTCTCGGAAGACCGCTGCTATTTTGGCAGAGTTTTATTCACCATAGATCGCAGTGCGTATGACGAGCGGAATCCCGGGAAGCGGGACTTTTTTCACCCGGGCGTCATGATGCCGCGGATGGCCCGCACGCTCGTGAATCTTGCCTGCGTGAGGCCGAGCGATATCCTTCTCGATCCGTTCTGCGGTACAGGAGGAATCCTGATAGAGGCCGGGCTAGTGGGCGCCCGGTCGATTGGCAGTGATTTCGATCCGATGATGGTCGTAGGCTGCCGGCGGAATATCCAGGACCCGGAACTTCTCCTTGCCGATGCAACGCGGTTGCCGTTTGGCAGCCATTCAATCGATTCCATTGTAACGGATCTTCCTTACGGACAATCCGTCTGCATAAAGAAGACAGATACCATGGACCGCCTGTATGCCGATGCACTGGACGAGATCTGCCGTATCCTGAAGCCGGGACGCCGGGCAGTCATCGTCACTCACAAGGATATTTCCGGCCTTGCAGCCGATCACATGACCGTGCTGCAGCGTCATGACCAGCGGGTGCACAAGAGCCTGACCCGCCGAGTCCTGGTGCTGACTGGCTGATTCCGGTTGCTCTGTACAAAACCAGGGAGGAAGAATTCTTTATCTGGATCCCGTTCCAGATATAAACCGGTTGATATGAGACGCACGTTCCTCCCGTATTTTATCCTCGCGGGTATCCTTTGTTTTGCCCTCATCAGTGTGCCCGCTCTGGCATACTCAGCAGATGCTGTCAGGGACTATGACGCGGGAAATTCATTCTTTAATGTGAAAAATTATACTGCTGCCATTGCGGCATATGACAACGCGGTCACCCTTGAGCCCGGCTACTATGAGGCATGGAACGCCAAGGCTGACGCACTCAACAAAGACAAACAATATAACAATGCGCTCATCGCGTCCGACCAGGTAATCAGCCTCAACCCGCAGTACCTCCAGGGTTGGCTCAACCGCGGGACCATCCTGTACATGCTTGGCCGGTATGAGGATGAACAGAAAGCCTATGATACGGCAATTGCCCTTGACCCGACCAATACCAGCGCATGGTTCTTCAAAGGATTTTCCCTTGGCGGGATGAAGAAGTATGACGAGGCCATTGCCGCGTTTGACAAAGTCAAATCTCTTGATCCCGGTTACCCCCGCATCGATTATTACCGGGATCTTGCCGTGCAGATGCGCGATCAGGTATCCCCGTTCTCCCTGCAGAATATGATTTACATAATCGGGGCTTCAGTCATTATCATCGGTGCAGCAGCATGGTATTTTGCCGTGCGGAAACAATACTGATTTTTTTGTTTTCCGGCCCGGATCCTTATTTCAGATCTGTTTTCATTTCTGACGGCAAGGAATTAATTACTTTTTTAAGAGGGCAATAGTAATACACACTATGGACAAGTCATCAGGAATTATTCTCATTTTCTTCGTACTCCTTATTACTGGCGTCCTCATCGCAGGTTGCTCCAGTGATACTTCCACTCCGGCTGCAACTGCGCAACCGTCAGTAACTACGCCTGCCGCTGCGTCATCGGGCGCCATGTATTCCGCCGGGGATATCATAAAAAACCCGGCATCCACTTCCAATTCGGCGCTCCTCATCATCGCTTACGATGCGGCATCGGATACCTATGAACGGGCCTACATCTACCCGAACAGCGACGGAAGCTGGGGCTACCGGATGGATTCCAAAACCGAGAAGATAAGCCGGTCGATCATCGACAAAGTGTATACCCAGAAAATAACAAAGAAAACCGTTTCCGCCGTGCCCATCAGCACGCCGACACCTGCTGTCACTGCAACTGAAGTCTATAAAACCGCAACAACAACGGCAGCTGCAGCTGTAGCGGAGACCACTACCTCATCCGTAGCACCAAAAGTTATCAGTATTGATCCAGATGAAGGATACACCGGTACTACAGTTTCCATTACTGAACTGAAAGGAATCAATTTCCAGTCAGGTGCAACGGTCAGACTCGTAAAGACCGGAGAGCTGAACATATCTGCAAGCAATGTGGTTTTTGGCTCATCCAGCCTTATGACCTGCACATTTGCAATACCTTCCAATGCTACAGCAGGTACCTGGGATATTGTTGTGACTAACCCGGATGGACAGTATCACCAGTATTTATATGGTTTCACGGTTCGCAAAAGTTCATCAACTACGACTACAACAACTACAGCCACGACCACAACGACATCAACAAGCTCGGCAACTATAACTTCGATTAGTCCACCATCCCTTGTCACGGGAAGTGTGGAAACCGTTGCCCATCTGACGATATATGGGACGAATCTCGGTTCTGCGTCAAACTTCAAACTTACCTCAAGCAGCCATACGATAACGGGATCGACTTTCTACCCGTCGACTTCAATTGAAGCCACAGCGGTATGTACTATTCCTGCAGGTTACAGTGACACATATACCGTATCTCTTGTGGATTCCAGCGGAACGGTCCTGTCATCAATTTCAAACGCGTTTACCGTCAGTTAGTTTCCACAGATCTACCTATTTTCTCTTTTTTGATACTTGTTATAAATCATGAACAATTAGGCTCTGTAGAAAACCTTTTTCCGAGAAAAAGCAGGGTCTAGTACTTCACTAATTATTCCTCCATGAATCTTGGTAGTGTACACTACATGCTAAAAACCTGAAGTGAATAGTTACACTATTATTAGCATCGCAATCGATCTCCGGCAAAAAATTTTCAACCACCCCTTCACCCCCTGCTCAAATTTTTTCAGGCAGGGTCCGGTTGATCGGCAAACCATCTCACGTCGACAAATAAAAAAATTTGTAGCATATACAACCCGATTGTAGGATAATTATCCAATTGTAGCCTCCCCAACTAACACCTCATGATCGCGATTGAAAATTTTTCAGCAGTGTCTGCCTGAAAAAATATACCCTGGAGAATACCTTAATCCAAACAAATCGTACGAACCCGGTACGTCTCTAAAATTTCCTCCGTACATAGTGGATAGTCCGCAACTCACATCACATCCAATCCACCTTAAACTTCGAAGAACCGGAACACATCTTCGTCAATCGTTCTGGGACCACGTAGAATACGAACCAGGAAAATTCATTGAAGAGACACCCGGATATTCCTGGGCAGGAACAAAATGATGGTCAGCAGGTACCGGATCGCAACGTTTCTGGACGATGTCTTAATATTCAGCTGGCTTGCCGTATAGTGATCATATCCGACGCCCGAGGTCTGGTTAGATCTTACGCTTTTCTTTAGTTCGGGCTAAAAATTAGTGAAGTACTGAGGCTAGGAAATACAGACTCCAGGTTAAGGAGATCAAGATCAAAATTACCCTGTATAACCTCTCAAGAATGATCTCAACTTTCGCATTTCTAATTCTCTTTAAGGAATTCTACAGAGCCAACAAATATTCATCCGAATATTTCTCAAAAGAATATCCCTTGGGGGTGGATCTTGCAAAAAAGGAATTGACTCCATATCCCCATCATAGTGAAATTTTCAATCTGTTTTTTTCTTGATGATCCCGGGCATGGGGCACTTAATGAGAAAGTGAATACCGGAGCAGTGCAGCTATCCCGCCGAGCGCAACAAGCCGTTCACCGGGCTCGAAACTGGATGACAGGACAACAACCGCGGCCCGCATAGATTCGGCCTGCTCGATGAGCCGGGTGATTTCCGAATCCCGGAGAAACGCGTCGGCAACCAGGACCTGTTCTGCAGCACCGTACCCGATTGCTTCCTTAACTTCCTGCCGGCCATAGGCAACCGCCCGTTCCTGTGAGATCCGGAGAAGGACCTCGTCCATCAACCGCACTTCGCGGGAGAGCTGGATATCCTCGATCAGTTTGTCGAGTGCCCCCTTGCCAATCACTTCCTGGACTGCGCCCCTCCCGATACGCCGCGTCTCGATAACTATGGCTTTTTCCATGACAGGAGTTGACCGGCTTTTCGCAAACTTCACAAAATCTTCCTTGATAAAACCCGGGCCGGCAATGATCAGGGGGCCGGTAATCTCGCTCACATGCGACAGCACCGTTTCAAAAAAACCGGTCCGCGATTCGGTCTCCGCCCCTTTGCCACTCCCGCCCGTGATGGATATGATACTCTCAGGGCCATACTGGCGCAGGCGGAAGAGCTCGGCTTCCCCTTCTTCAAGAGTAAGGATATGGATCACCCCGTACACAGAGGATTTTACTGCCCGCTCAACCCGTTCGAGATCGAGAGGTCGCCAGTATTTGATGACCGAGATCTCATAGCCGGTCTCCACATTGATCGTGTGGTGGGCCCCGGTATCCACGCCGTGCTCGATGATACCGGTCAGCCGTAGCCGGATCCCGTGTTCCGAGAATTCCAGCCGTTCGATCCTGACACCCAGCCGCACCGGGCGCTTTTCCACTTTTTCCGGCCGTATCTTATCGCCGGCGGTATCAACGCTCCTGAAGGTTGTGGCAAAAACAAGATCGCCGGGGCGGATAATATGCTGGAGATGCCAGAGATCATCGAGGCTCTCAGGGAGCAGCCGGATCTCGCCCTCATTTCCTTTGAGTTCGCCGGATTCAGCTTTCATGATGTCCTGCAATATCCGAGCCGCCAGGAGGGACAAATGCTGCCACCTGGTCGGTGTTGAGGATATTTTTTAATGCCCTGAGTTCATCTTCGGCAAATTTCTCTTTGAGGATCCGGAGGACTTTCTTGGCCACGTCATTTGGTTCGAACTGGCCCGGTTTGAGTTCAACAAAGCCCCGGGTCTTTTTCCGGATGACCTCAGGGGGTCCGCCAATGACTACAGTGTTTGGCTCGATCATGATCCCGATACCAACCGCAAGCGGAACATTCCGGTAATAGGTCCGCTCTCCCCGTACGATGAACGAGCCGCGGGAGACAAACTCTCCGGATTCCGGCGTCTTGCTCACCTGGTTGGGGAGTGCGGAATAAACATCGGCAGAGAAATGGCCGCTTCGCCAGGCACCCGAGTACGATGCCGCGAACTGGGCAACCTCATCCATATGCTCCGTTTTACCTTTGACGATCACGACACTGGCCCCATGGACATCAGCGTGCACGAACTGGTCCCCTCCGGCCATGTATTTTTTGACCAGTTCCTCGTTCTGTCCGGCGTCCCTTCCTCCAAGGACAACAACTCCGTCGCTCGTGACAAACCAGCGGAAGCGGTGGTACCAGAGTTTTTTAAGGGGCACAAATTCCCGGCGCGGGGCTTTTTTGACCGGGACAACCGCCTTTGCCATTGCAGCAAGAGCGCCCTCTTTCTTCTTTTTGAATTTTTTTATGATATCGTAATACCGTCCGGCATTCTGTTCAACACCTTCATGAACATAAATCTTCACCCGCCGGCCTATATCCACTTCCACAGCAGCCTCATCGGGAAAGAATGAGACGATCTTCTTTGCATCTCCCGATTCCGCCCGGCGCAGGTGTGCCTCAATCTCCTGCCACGAAAGCTTCCTGCTGGCAGCATCAAGGGTGGTTATCAGCTGACCGATGAGCTGGTAGTTCTCGTAAATGGCATTGACAATCTCTTCCGTATTTTTAATCGTCCTGTCGAATTTTTTGAGGGCTGCTTCCTGATGGGAGCGGATACGATCTTCTTTTGCTATTTTTGGCCGTGATGATGACTTCTTCTCTTTTTTTGTGAGCGGATAGAACACCTCAAGGGCTTCGGAGAATGTGGGATATGCGGTTACTCCGGCTCCGCCCCAGAGATCTATTGGTTCGCAATGCTTGGCTGCGATGACCGGGGAGGGCGCTTCCACGACCTTTGAAAAAAGGATCTGAATTGATGTGAAAACTTTTGCTGGATCGGCCGATACAGCGGGAACTGTTTTATCTATACCCGCTTCCCGGCAGATGTACTCCGCATACATTCCCCCAAGCATACACCCGATTGCAAGGGCCCGGACCAGATCCCGGTCATCCTTATGGAGGACTTCTGTTAGGCTTTCTGCAGAAGCTGTCGGATCCGAACTTCCAAGGGTATACGGGACACAGGGGATTACCTCCCGGTCTTTGAACCGGTGGTGCCGGAGCGGTTTTACGATCCGGTAATTCTCATCGGCCAGAATAACATTGCCCTCATCGAACAATTCCAGGATAAGATGGTACGTGGTAGTGCCTTTTCCCACATCGAAGATGAGGATGCGTTCCAGGCCGTGCTGCCGGATGGCAAGCACTTTTCCCCCGGAAATATACTTCCGGAGCAGCATGGCAAACTGCGGCGGGTTTTTCGGGGGTTCGGGAAGATCGGTTACGATGTGGGCCCGCCTTCCTGCCTCGATAATCAACGGGTATTTTTTCTTGTTTTCCCCGTTGAGGCGGATTGCAAGAGTCCGGGTATCAAACTGGTAAACCTTGTCGATCCAGAGCGGCAGCTTGTTGCACAACTCGGCTGTCATCGCCTTGACGTCGATCCCGCTCATTCCCTGCTCGGATGCCATAACTATATAGTCATAGTATGCGGGAACTAAAAAAACACGGTCCTGTTTATTCCCACGAACACCATGAGATTTGTGTCAGGACCCGGACCATCACACACAGACTCTGGCGTTATATACAAAAACAGACCCCTGCATAAAAACGATCAGACGAACCTGCGATACTAACTTACATATGGCTTGCGCA encodes the following:
- the dnaK gene encoding molecular chaperone DnaK, translating into MAKEKVLGIDLGTTFSCMSIMEAGKPIVIPNSEGGRTTASIVAFTKEGERLVGSLAKRQAVTNPQRTIQSIKRDMGTSRKVKIDAKDYTPQEISAMILQKLKIDAEAYLGEKINKAVITVPAYFNDAQRQATKDAGKIAGLEVMRIINEPTASALAYGIDKENDATVLVYDLGGGTFDVSILTLGDGVFEVKSTAGNNHLGGDDFDKLVQDYLIDEFKKKEGIDLRSDPYAMQRLRDASENAKIELSQRQTTNINLPYITTDASGPKFLNIDLTRSKLEQLIGNLVESTVGPVKQALSDAKLEPKDIDHVLLVGGSTRVPLVQETVKKLLGKEPDKGLNPDECVALGAGIQGAVLTGETKDIVLLDVTPLTLGIETLGGISTKLIERNTTIPTRKSQIFSTAADGQTSVEIHVVQGERALAKDNFTLGKFQLTGIPPAPRGIPQIEVTFDIDSNGIIHVSAKDLGSGNQQAISIKGDKKLSDEDIKKMMDAAKQFEAEDKKQREEIELRNQADTAVFTAEKMLKDSGDKLEPEDKTKVEEGTTAVKKALEANNIEDIKKAMESLTEAVYAVTTKLYQKAQADQAAAQQQAGPEAGAGHAGQDPKTDDNVVNADYKVKEE
- the dnaJ gene encoding molecular chaperone DnaJ, whose product is MGADYYDTLGIPRNADDKEIKKAYRNLARKFHPDVCKEAGAEDKFKAINEAYGVLSDEQKRRQYDNMGHETFTNASKGSYSGGGGYNSGGFSSDFSGFGDIFDFFGGGQRRSGPQPGADLLMRIQIKLEDAVAGIDREIEVMHTEPCPACSGSGSETKRLNTCPRCGGSGQMRQTAQSPFGQFVRMTPCTQCEGRGKIPEKVCKDCRGSGHTRVKRKVSVHIPAGVESGMRLRMESYGEAGDYGAHNGDLFLEIYVQTHDRFIRSGDNLETQIEISPAQAVLGTSVDVETIDHRHIDLHVPAGIQYNTALKIPGEGIKRRGKPGDLLVRVRIVTPRSVSNEQKELYMKITELEGKNSGGGGFFSGIMGGKKKGKK
- a CDS encoding methyltransferase domain-containing protein yields the protein MKLLFELSGENPTLPFAELDCVGSVLDRRLQVAVAECPDPRIAGRLAMTQVVMEYLGECEPTLPAFEALLRDLSLETTRTFAGRAKKVHGGSLERNPCSQKEFERLIGTMISGPVSLKDPEVEYRAILSEDRCYFGRVLFTIDRSAYDERNPGKRDFFHPGVMMPRMARTLVNLACVRPSDILLDPFCGTGGILIEAGLVGARSIGSDFDPMMVVGCRRNIQDPELLLADATRLPFGSHSIDSIVTDLPYGQSVCIKKTDTMDRLYADALDEICRILKPGRRAVIVTHKDISGLAADHMTVLQRHDQRVHKSLTRRVLVLTG
- a CDS encoding tetratricopeptide repeat protein — protein: MRRTFLPYFILAGILCFALISVPALAYSADAVRDYDAGNSFFNVKNYTAAIAAYDNAVTLEPGYYEAWNAKADALNKDKQYNNALIASDQVISLNPQYLQGWLNRGTILYMLGRYEDEQKAYDTAIALDPTNTSAWFFKGFSLGGMKKYDEAIAAFDKVKSLDPGYPRIDYYRDLAVQMRDQVSPFSLQNMIYIIGASVIIIGAAAWYFAVRKQY
- a CDS encoding mRNA surveillance protein pelota, yielding MKAESGELKGNEGEIRLLPESLDDLWHLQHIIRPGDLVFATTFRSVDTAGDKIRPEKVEKRPVRLGVRIERLEFSEHGIRLRLTGIIEHGVDTGAHHTINVETGYEISVIKYWRPLDLERVERAVKSSVYGVIHILTLEEGEAELFRLRQYGPESIISITGGSGKGAETESRTGFFETVLSHVSEITGPLIIAGPGFIKEDFVKFAKSRSTPVMEKAIVIETRRIGRGAVQEVIGKGALDKLIEDIQLSREVRLMDEVLLRISQERAVAYGRQEVKEAIGYGAAEQVLVADAFLRDSEITRLIEQAESMRAAVVVLSSSFEPGERLVALGGIAALLRYSLSH
- the rqcH gene encoding ribosome rescue protein RqcH, which produces MASEQGMSGIDVKAMTAELCNKLPLWIDKVYQFDTRTLAIRLNGENKKKYPLIIEAGRRAHIVTDLPEPPKNPPQFAMLLRKYISGGKVLAIRQHGLERILIFDVGKGTTTYHLILELFDEGNVILADENYRIVKPLRHHRFKDREVIPCVPYTLGSSDPTASAESLTEVLHKDDRDLVRALAIGCMLGGMYAEYICREAGIDKTVPAVSADPAKVFTSIQILFSKVVEAPSPVIAAKHCEPIDLWGGAGVTAYPTFSEALEVFYPLTKKEKKSSSRPKIAKEDRIRSHQEAALKKFDRTIKNTEEIVNAIYENYQLIGQLITTLDAASRKLSWQEIEAHLRRAESGDAKKIVSFFPDEAAVEVDIGRRVKIYVHEGVEQNAGRYYDIIKKFKKKKEGALAAMAKAVVPVKKAPRREFVPLKKLWYHRFRWFVTSDGVVVLGGRDAGQNEELVKKYMAGGDQFVHADVHGASVVIVKGKTEHMDEVAQFAASYSGAWRSGHFSADVYSALPNQVSKTPESGEFVSRGSFIVRGERTYYRNVPLAVGIGIMIEPNTVVIGGPPEVIRKKTRGFVELKPGQFEPNDVAKKVLRILKEKFAEDELRALKNILNTDQVAAFVPPGGSDIAGHHES